The following proteins are encoded in a genomic region of Rhodoferax aquaticus:
- the rfbC gene encoding dTDP-4-dehydrorhamnose 3,5-epimerase, with the protein MKVTALAIPDVLVIEPRVFGDERGFFYESFNQRDFAKATGVNLPFVQDNHSKSAHGVLRGLHYQVQNPQGKLVRVTAGEVFDVAVDIRPQSPTFGKWVGQILSASNKCQMWVPPGLAHGFVVLSEHAEFLYKTTDYYAPEHERCLAWNDPTVGIVWPQMTGSPKLSAKDAQGAAFAQVFG; encoded by the coding sequence ATGAAAGTGACAGCATTGGCCATTCCCGATGTGCTCGTGATTGAGCCGCGCGTGTTTGGCGATGAGCGTGGTTTTTTCTACGAGAGCTTTAACCAGCGCGACTTTGCCAAAGCCACGGGCGTGAACTTGCCCTTTGTGCAAGACAACCATTCCAAATCTGCCCACGGGGTACTGCGCGGCCTGCACTACCAGGTGCAAAACCCGCAAGGCAAGTTGGTGCGCGTGACGGCAGGCGAGGTGTTTGACGTGGCGGTCGACATTCGCCCGCAATCCCCCACGTTTGGTAAGTGGGTGGGGCAAATTCTGTCGGCCAGCAACAAGTGCCAGATGTGGGTGCCACCAGGCTTGGCCCATGGCTTTGTGGTGCTGTCTGAGCACGCAGAGTTTTTGTACAAAACCACCGACTACTACGCCCCAGAGCATGAGCGCTGCCTTGCTTGGAACGACCCGACCGTAGGCATCGTGTGGCCGCAGATGACGGGGTCGCCCAAACTGTCTGCCAAGGACGCGCAAGGTGCGGCGTTTGCGCAGGTGTTTGGGTAG